The Streptomyces sp. NBC_00510 genomic interval GACGCCTGCTGGACGACGACCCCCGGCTGGCCGTCGTGCTGGCGGTCATCTCCGGGGACCGCTTCACCGACGCCGCCCGCGCCCACCCCGACCGGGTGATCGACGTCGGCATCCGCGAGCAGTTGCTGGTCAGCGTCGCGGGCGGGCTGGCGCTGACCGGGCTGCGGCCGGTCGTCCACACCTTCGGCAGCTTCCTGGTGGAACGCCCCTTCGAGCAGGTCAAGCTGGACCTGGGGCATCAGGGCGCGGGCGCGGTGCTGGTCAGCGCGGGCGCCTCGTACGACATCGCCGCGGGCGGCCGCACCCACCAGGCCCCCGGTGACGTCGCCCTGCTGGACACCCTCGACGGCTGGACCGTGCACGTGCCCGGCCACCCCGACGAGGCCGAGGCCCTGGTCCGGCACGCGGCGGCCGACGACGACAACCGGGTCTACGTGCGGCTCAGCGAGCAGTCCAACCGCACCGCGCGGCCGGTCTCGCCGGGCGGGTTCCGGGTGCTGCGCGAGGGCCGGGCGGGCGTGGTCGTCGCCGTGGGCCCGCTCCTGGACGCCACGCTGGCGGCGGTCGCGGACCTGGACGTGACCGTGCTGTACGCCTCCACGGTGCGTCCCTTCGACGCGGCCGGGCTGCGGGCGGCCGTCGCGGGCACGGACGCGGCGGACGTGGTGCTGGTCGAGCCGTACCTGGCGGGCACCTCGGCGTCCTTCGCCGCGGAGGCCCTGCTCGACCTGCCCCACCGCGTCCTGGCGCTGGGCACCGCCCGCGCGGAGTTGCGCCGCTACGGCACCTGGCAGGAACACGTGGCGGCGCACGGCCTGGACGCCGCCGGGCTGCGGGCACGCATCGGGGGCTTCCTGGCGGGCTCCCGCCACCCGGCGGGCCTCGCGGGCTCGGGCGTCCGCTAGCTCCAGGGCAGCTCCGCGCGGTGCCGCCAGTACGCCGGGGCCGGTTCGGCCAGGGCGGCGAGCCGGGCCAGGTGCTCCGCGTCGAGGCCGACGGAGGCGGCCCGGGCGTTGGCGGTGACCTGGCCGGTCGTCGCGGCGCCGGAGAGCACGACACCGGCCCAGGGGCGGCGCAGGACCGCGGCGAGGGTGACGGCGTCGGGCGTGGCACCGGTCCGGGCGGCCACCTCGGCGAGGGGGGAGTCGGGATCGGCCGTGGCCAGGCGGCCGTTGGCCATCGCCTCCTTGACGATCACGGTCAGTCCCGCGTCGTGCGCCTCGGCCAGGGCGGGCCCGGCGGAGGGCTCCAGCAGGTTGTAGGTGGCCTGCACGACGGAGAACAGGCGCCGCCCGTCCACCGTCACCTTCAGCGCCGCGCGGATCGCCTCGGCCTGCAGCGGACCGCTGGTGGACAGGCCGACGGCCACCCCGTCGGCTGCCAGGCGGGCGAGGCGTTCGTGGAGGTCGCGGTCGGCGAGGGCCGGGCTGTCCGGGGTGACGGAGTGGATCTGGTAGAGGTCGAGGCGGTCGCCGAGCAGGGCGCGGGTCTCGGCGATCTGCCGGTCGTAGGTGGCGGTGCCGTGGTCCTTGACCTCGTGCACCTCGGCGTCGGCCCGCCAGCCGGCGGTGTAGGTGTAGCCCCACTTGCTGCCGATCACGACGTCGGTGGCCTCGGGGTGGGCGTCCAGCCAGCCGGCCAGGAACTCCTCCGCCCGGCCGTAGGAGCGGGCGGCGTCGAAGTAGCGGATGCCGAGCGCGTAGGCGGTGTCGAGGACCGCGTGGGCGCGGTCCCGCATCGCCTCGACGGTGCGGTCGGCGGGCAGGTCGGCGGCGCGGCCGAGGTCGATGTAGGCGGGACGGCCGACGGCGGCGAGGCCGAGACCCAGCCGGGGCAGGGGGGCGGTGACGAGTCGTTCGAGGGGCACGGTCGCCACCGTACTCCCGGTGGAGTACGCCGATCCGGTGCCTGAGGCGGACGTCGCGGGTGATCACCGGAATGCATAGTGGGAGCGTCACACTCGTCGTCCCCGTCCGAGGATCACGCATGCGATTCGCCCTGCCCAGGACCTGGCGCACCCGGCGGCGGCTGGCGGCCGGCGCCGCCGCCCTCGCCCTGCTCGCCGGAGGCGGCGCCGTCACCCTCGCGACGGCCGACGCCCCCGCGCCCGTGCGCCGCCAGGACCGGGTCTTCTCGCTGCCCGAAGCCCCGGGCAGCGCCTCGAAGGTGCGGATCGACACCTCCTACTTCACCTCCGGCGGGTCGGCGCAGCGCCCGGCGGTGCTGCTCGCGCACGGTTTCGGCGGCACCAAGGACGACGTGCGGGCCGAAGCCGAGTCCCTCGCCCGCAGCGGCTACGCCGTACTGACCTGGTCCGCGCGGGGATTCGGCGCCTCGGGCGGGCGGATCGGGCTCAACTCCCCCGACGCCGAGGTCGCCGACGTCTCACGGCTCATCGACTGGTTGGGCCGGCGGCCCGAGGTGCTGCGCGACGGCCGTGACGACCCGCGGGTCGGCGTCGCGGGGGCCTCGTACGGCGGAGCCATCTCCCTGCTGGCCGCCGGGTACGACCGGCGGGTGGACGCCATCGCGCCCGCGATCACCTGGTGGGACCTGGGCGAAGCGCTGTTCCCGCAGGGCGTGTTCAAGAAGCTGTGGGCGGGGATCTTCTTCTCCACCGGCTCGCGCGGCGCCGCCTGCGGCTTCACCGCCGAACTGTGCGCGATGTACGACCGGTCGGCCGTCGCCGGACGCCCGGACGCCGCGACGTTGCGGCTGCTGACGCGCTCCAGCCCCTCCTCGGTGGCCGGGCGCATCAAGGTGCCGACCCTGGTGGTGCAGGGCCAGAACGACTCCCTCTTCCCGCTCGACCAGGGCGACGCCATCGCGCGTGCCGTCGCCGCGAACGGCGCGCCCGTGGCCGTCGACTGGTTCTCCGGCGGGCACGACGGGGGCGACCAGGAGACCTCGCGGATCGAGGCGCGCACCACGGCCTGGTTCGACCGCTGGCTGAAGAAGGACGAGGGCACCGACACCGGGCCCGCGTTCCGGGTCACCCGGACCGGCGGCGTCGACACCACCGACGGCAGGGCCGTGCGGCGCGGCGCGGACGCCGACGCGTACCCGGGGCTGGAGGGCACGCGGACCCGGACGGTCCCGCTCGGCGGCCGCGCGCAGACGGTGGCCAACCCCGCCGGCGGCAGCCCGCCCGCGATCTCGGCGGTGCCCGGTGTGGGCGCCCTCTCCCAGCTCTCCGACCTCGGCCAGGGGCTCTCGCTGTCGCTGGACTTCCCCGGTCAGCGCGCCGCGTTCGACTCGGCGCCGCTGACCTCGTCGCTGCGGCTGACGGGCTCGGCGACGACGCGGGTCACCGTCGACACGGACGCGCCCGCCGGTGCGGTGCTCTTCGCGAAGCTGTACGACGTGGGCCCGGGCGGCAACGAGACCCTGCCGCACCAACTGGTCGCGCCGCTGCGGGTCGCCGGCGCGGGCACGGTGCAGGTGCGGCTGCCCGCCGTGGACCACGAGTTCGCCGCAGGACACCGGCTGCGGCTGGTGCTGTCCACCACCGACCTCGGCTACGCCTCCCCCGTCGCGGCCGCCACGTACCGGGTGTCCCTGCCCGGAGGCGCCGCGCTGACGGTGCCCACGGACCCGGAACTGACCACCGCCCAGGGCACGCTGCCCGCCTGGGTGTGGCTGCTGCCGGTCGCCGCGCTCGCGCTGGCGGCGGCGCTGCTGCTGACCGGCCGCCGCCGGGCGGGCGCGGTGCGGCAGGCGCCCGACCCGGCCCTGACGGACGTCCCGCTGGAGATCTCCGGGCTGTCCAAGCGCTACCACGGCGCGGCGGACCGCTACGCCGTGCGGGAGTTGTCCTTCCGGGTGGAGCGCGGCCAGGTGCTGGGGCTGCTCGGCCCCAACGGCGCGGGCAAGACGACGACGATGCGCATGATGATGGGCCTCATCCGGCCCGACGCCGGAACCATCCGCGTGTTCGGCCACGCGATCCGGCCGGGCGCGCCCGTGCTGTCCCGGGTCGGGGCCTTCGTGGAGGGCGCGGGCTTCCTGCCGCACCTGACGGGGCGGGCCAACCTGGAGCTGTACTGGCGGGCCACGGGCCGGCCGGCGGCCGACGCCCACGTCGAGGAGGCCCTGGAGATCGCCGGCCTCGGCGAGGCCCTGGAGCGCGCGGTGCGCACCTACTCGCAGGGCATGCGGCAGCGGCTCGCCATCGCGCAGGCCATGCTGGGCCTGCCCGACCTGCTCATCCTCGACGAGCCGACCAACGGGCTCGACCCGCCGCAGATCCGCGAGATGCGCGACGTGGTGCGGCGCTACGCGGCGGCCGGCCGTACCGTCCTCGTCTCCAGCCACCTGCTGTCGGAGGTCGAGCAGAGCTGCACGCACCTGGTCGTCATGGACAAGGGGCGGCTCGTCGCGGCCGGTCCGGTCGGCGAGATCGCCGGGAGCGGGCAGACGCTCTTCGTCGGCGCGCCGGGCATGGGCGACGAGGAGCGCGAGGCGGTCGCCGCGAAGCTGTCGGCGCTGCCCGGTGTCGAGACGGCCGAGTCCGCGGACGACGGGCTGCTGGTCCGGCCGGGCACCATGACCGTGCCGGAGCTGCTGTCCGAACTCCTGCGGCTCGACGTCCCGGTGGAGCGCGTCGGCCCGCACCGCCGCCTGGAGGACGCGTTCCTGACCCTGATCGGAGGTCCCGCGTGACCGAGACCCTGGAACTGGCCGCGGGGTACCGTCCGGGCCGCACCCTCCCGCTGCGGGTGGAGGCGGTGCGGCAGCTGCTGCGGCGCCGCACGCTCGTCGCGTTCGCCGTCGTCCTCGGGCTGCCCGTGATCGTGTGGGCGGCCTTCGCGATCGGCGGCACCCCGCGGGGGCGGGACTCCGGCCCGACGATGATGGACGTGGCCACCGCCTCCGGCGTCAACTTCTCGCTGGCGGTCCTCTTCGTCTCCTCCGGCTTCCTGCTGACGATCCCGGTCGCCCTCTTCTTCGGCGACACGATCGCCTCGGAGGCCAACTGGTCCTCCCTGCGCTACCTGCTGGCTGCCCCGGTGCCCCGGGCCCGGCTGCTCGGCTCCAAGGCGCTGGTGTCCCTGGTCTTCAGCGCCGCCGCCGTGCTGGCGCTGCCGACGGTGGCGCTCGGCGTCGGCACGCTCGCCTACGGCTGGGGCGACCTGGAGCTCACCACGGCCGGCTCGCTGCCCCCGGGCACCGCCACGGGCCGGCTCGCGATCGCCGCCCTCTACGTCTTCGTCGGCCAACTCGCCGTCGCGGGCTTCGCCTTCTGGCTCTCCACGCTCACCGACGCGCCCCTGGGGGCGGTCGGCGGGGCCGTGGGCGTCGCGATCCTCTCCAACATCCTGGACGCGATCACGGCCCTGGGCTCGCTGCGGGACGTCCTGCCGACGCACTGGCAGTACGCCTGGATCGACGCGCTCCAGCCCCGCCTGGAATGGTCGGGCATGCTCAAGGGCACCTCGGTGTCGCTGTCCTTCGCGGTGGTGTTCTTCGCGCTGGCCTTCCGCGGCTTCCGGGGGAAGGACATCGTGTCCTGAGGGGCGCGGACGCGGAGGCGCGGAGGGGGACCGTGGAGGAGCCGGGGTACAGCGTGCTGCTGACCGGGGCCGGGGACGCGGACCGGAAGCCGGACGTCGTCCGGGCACTCCGGTCCGTGACGGGGCTGAGCGCATGGCGGAGCAGGCAACTGCTGGACACCGTGCCGCTCGTGGTCGTGGAGCAGACCTGGCTGGAGGCGGCCGAGGACGCCGCGCGGCTGCTCGAGGCGGCGGGCGCCGGTGCCCGGGTGCGCTGCACCTGGAGCGGGTGCGTCTTCGGCCCCGGCTCCGGGCCAGGCGACGAGCAGCCGTGCACACCTCCCGCCTGGTCGGCGTCAGGCTGCCCGCCGGCACACCGCTTCCTCCGCGGCTGAACCGCTACACCGGGCCGCCCGCCACCCTTCCGGACGACACCGGCGCGTCGGTGGAGGGATCGGCTGACGGATCGGCGCCCCAGGCGGCGGCGCACAGGGCGCGGGAGAGTTCGTCGGCGTAGACGGCGGCGGCGAGCCAGGCGAGGGCGAAGCGGTCGGTGTCGGCGGGCAGGAGGCGGCCGAAGGAGTCGCGGCCGCGGTCGGCCGCGGCGCGGTGGAGGTCTTCGAGGAGGTCCGCGGCGGTCGGGAGGGCGGCGCGGCGCAGGCGCCGGGCGTCGGGGGCGGAACTCGTGGGGAGGGCGAGGACGCGGCGGCCGCCGGAGGCGGCCTGGTGGACGCGACGGAGCAGGAGGTGGACGGGGGCCTCGTCGGGCGCCGCGGACGGCGGGAGCGGGAGTGGGGCCAGGGGTTCGGCGGCGGGGAGGTCGGCGCGCTGCAGGCGGTCGAGGCCGGTGTCCACGCGGGCCTCGAGGTCGGCCGGATGGCTGGTGGCCAGCAGCAGCGCGCGCGGGTGCGGGGCCGGGTCGAGCCGGGCGATGACGCGCAGAGAGATGCCCGGCGCGCCCGCGAGCAGCCGCAGGTTGTCGCGATGGGGCAGCGCGGGATGGTCGTGCGCGGCGGCGAGCCGGAGCGTCAGGCCGTCGCATTCGGCGAGCAGGCAGTCGCCGCCGGCCTCGCGGACGGTGCCGATGAGGGTGACGTCGAGGAAGAGCAGGCCGTCGCCGGTGCTGAGGGCGCGCACGGCCTGTTCGGCGACGGGCACCCGCCACAGGCGGTCCAGGGGTTCGGCCGTCCAGGCGGCGCCGGGGGCCCGTACGGCGCGGACGGCGGCTCCCGCGCCGAGTCTGCCGGTGGGCGAGACCGTGGCACCGGACACGGCGAGGCCCGCGCGGGACAGTTCGCGGTGGCTGAGGGCGGTGTCGCCGATGCGCACGGCCCGGTCGGCGGCGCCCGTGGCGCGGCCGGGGCCGCCGGGCGCGACGTCGGAGACGGTGTAGAGGCGGCCGTCGGCGTCCGCCGTCCAGGTGACGGCGCCCGCGTAGCCGCTCGCGGTGAGGACGGGCTCGGAGAACAGGCCGTACAGCCGCAGCGAGCCATCCGGGGTGTACGGCTGTCGCGCGGTGCCGCGCACGGCGGCCAGTTCGGGGCCGGTGGCGTACGGGACCCGGTGCGCGGTGCCGAGGAGTTCGCGGAGCGCGGCGGCCAGGTCGGCGAGGCGGTGCCCGGGGTCGGCGGCGCGGGCGGCGCGCAGCCGGGTGACGACGGAGACCGCCGCGGCGGCGGCGCGGGGCAGCCCGCTCAGCCGG includes:
- a CDS encoding transketolase, whose product is MDTMRERFTTVAGRLLDDDPRLAVVLAVISGDRFTDAARAHPDRVIDVGIREQLLVSVAGGLALTGLRPVVHTFGSFLVERPFEQVKLDLGHQGAGAVLVSAGASYDIAAGGRTHQAPGDVALLDTLDGWTVHVPGHPDEAEALVRHAAADDDNRVYVRLSEQSNRTARPVSPGGFRVLREGRAGVVVAVGPLLDATLAAVADLDVTVLYASTVRPFDAAGLRAAVAGTDAADVVLVEPYLAGTSASFAAEALLDLPHRVLALGTARAELRRYGTWQEHVAAHGLDAAGLRARIGGFLAGSRHPAGLAGSGVR
- a CDS encoding aldo/keto reductase encodes the protein MPLERLVTAPLPRLGLGLAAVGRPAYIDLGRAADLPADRTVEAMRDRAHAVLDTAYALGIRYFDAARSYGRAEEFLAGWLDAHPEATDVVIGSKWGYTYTAGWRADAEVHEVKDHGTATYDRQIAETRALLGDRLDLYQIHSVTPDSPALADRDLHERLARLAADGVAVGLSTSGPLQAEAIRAALKVTVDGRRLFSVVQATYNLLEPSAGPALAEAHDAGLTVIVKEAMANGRLATADPDSPLAEVAARTGATPDAVTLAAVLRRPWAGVVLSGAATTGQVTANARAASVGLDAEHLARLAALAEPAPAYWRHRAELPWS
- a CDS encoding alpha/beta fold hydrolase is translated as MRFALPRTWRTRRRLAAGAAALALLAGGGAVTLATADAPAPVRRQDRVFSLPEAPGSASKVRIDTSYFTSGGSAQRPAVLLAHGFGGTKDDVRAEAESLARSGYAVLTWSARGFGASGGRIGLNSPDAEVADVSRLIDWLGRRPEVLRDGRDDPRVGVAGASYGGAISLLAAGYDRRVDAIAPAITWWDLGEALFPQGVFKKLWAGIFFSTGSRGAACGFTAELCAMYDRSAVAGRPDAATLRLLTRSSPSSVAGRIKVPTLVVQGQNDSLFPLDQGDAIARAVAANGAPVAVDWFSGGHDGGDQETSRIEARTTAWFDRWLKKDEGTDTGPAFRVTRTGGVDTTDGRAVRRGADADAYPGLEGTRTRTVPLGGRAQTVANPAGGSPPAISAVPGVGALSQLSDLGQGLSLSLDFPGQRAAFDSAPLTSSLRLTGSATTRVTVDTDAPAGAVLFAKLYDVGPGGNETLPHQLVAPLRVAGAGTVQVRLPAVDHEFAAGHRLRLVLSTTDLGYASPVAAATYRVSLPGGAALTVPTDPELTTAQGTLPAWVWLLPVAALALAAALLLTGRRRAGAVRQAPDPALTDVPLEISGLSKRYHGAADRYAVRELSFRVERGQVLGLLGPNGAGKTTTMRMMMGLIRPDAGTIRVFGHAIRPGAPVLSRVGAFVEGAGFLPHLTGRANLELYWRATGRPAADAHVEEALEIAGLGEALERAVRTYSQGMRQRLAIAQAMLGLPDLLILDEPTNGLDPPQIREMRDVVRRYAAAGRTVLVSSHLLSEVEQSCTHLVVMDKGRLVAAGPVGEIAGSGQTLFVGAPGMGDEEREAVAAKLSALPGVETAESADDGLLVRPGTMTVPELLSELLRLDVPVERVGPHRRLEDAFLTLIGGPA
- a CDS encoding ABC transporter permease, with protein sequence MTETLELAAGYRPGRTLPLRVEAVRQLLRRRTLVAFAVVLGLPVIVWAAFAIGGTPRGRDSGPTMMDVATASGVNFSLAVLFVSSGFLLTIPVALFFGDTIASEANWSSLRYLLAAPVPRARLLGSKALVSLVFSAAAVLALPTVALGVGTLAYGWGDLELTTAGSLPPGTATGRLAIAALYVFVGQLAVAGFAFWLSTLTDAPLGAVGGAVGVAILSNILDAITALGSLRDVLPTHWQYAWIDALQPRLEWSGMLKGTSVSLSFAVVFFALAFRGFRGKDIVS
- a CDS encoding ribosomal protein L7/L12; protein product: MEEPGYSVLLTGAGDADRKPDVVRALRSVTGLSAWRSRQLLDTVPLVVVEQTWLEAAEDAARLLEAAGAGARVRCTWSGCVFGPGSGPGDEQPCTPPAWSASGCPPAHRFLRG
- a CDS encoding SWIM zinc finger family protein, translating into MSQQLPPVAPAVTAELVGALSPRLRKRLDAGVAKLAARPVVVDGDTVRIAVDDDTDLELHAPGGTVTRAEDVRCGCLLAPDCLHRAAAASAAPVAEAPGPAAEGAPPRAAGGTAPEASPGAEPETATPQQHAAADALRAAGAAVLDAGIDGSGAVVQAELLRAAHSARLSGLPRAAAAAVSVVTRLRAARAADPGHRLADLAAALRELLGTAHRVPYATGPELAAVRGTARQPYTPDGSLRLYGLFSEPVLTASGYAGAVTWTADADGRLYTVSDVAPGGPGRATGAADRAVRIGDTALSHRELSRAGLAVSGATVSPTGRLGAGAAVRAVRAPGAAWTAEPLDRLWRVPVAEQAVRALSTGDGLLFLDVTLIGTVREAGGDCLLAECDGLTLRLAAAHDHPALPHRDNLRLLAGAPGISLRVIARLDPAPHPRALLLATSHPADLEARVDTGLDRLQRADLPAAEPLAPLPLPPSAAPDEAPVHLLLRRVHQAASGGRRVLALPTSSAPDARRLRRAALPTAADLLEDLHRAAADRGRDSFGRLLPADTDRFALAWLAAAVYADELSRALCAAAWGADPSADPSTDAPVSSGRVAGGPV